One genomic segment of Occultella kanbiaonis includes these proteins:
- a CDS encoding glycosyltransferase family 1 protein codes for MSGGTGPSRPSLLILAFSPIAQDARVRKQVALFAPDYDVTTVGYGPAPDGVVAHHEIPADLIAWHKDRLGLIVRRYSSVYWGNAVVAHLRAVLPVHAFDAILADDADTVPLALWLRPRAGVHADLHEYAPRENEESRRWRTFVAPYYRWICRTFLPRCASLTTVGAGLAEEYRREFGLEVGVVPNATPFLDTEPTKVHEPIRLVHSGNARRNRNLGLMIDAVVNTSVSVTLDLYLMPNDPAYLAELREQAARTERVRIHDPVPYERLVRTLTDYDVGVFVLPPITFNYLWTLPNKLFDFIQGRLGVIIGPSPEMAALVRRHGVGEVTSDFTAQALTETLDALDAARVRRWKLASHAVARDLSADVGMTGWSGPVSALLERG; via the coding sequence ATGAGCGGGGGAACCGGGCCGAGCCGGCCGAGCCTGCTCATCCTGGCGTTCTCCCCGATCGCGCAGGACGCCCGGGTGCGCAAGCAGGTGGCGCTGTTCGCCCCCGACTACGACGTGACCACCGTCGGCTACGGCCCGGCGCCGGACGGTGTGGTGGCCCACCACGAGATCCCCGCGGACCTGATCGCCTGGCACAAGGACCGCCTCGGGCTGATCGTGCGCCGCTATTCCAGCGTGTACTGGGGCAACGCCGTCGTCGCGCACCTGCGCGCGGTGCTGCCGGTGCACGCCTTCGACGCGATCCTGGCCGACGACGCGGACACGGTCCCACTGGCCCTGTGGCTACGCCCACGCGCCGGGGTGCACGCGGACCTGCACGAGTACGCGCCCCGCGAGAACGAGGAGTCGCGGCGCTGGCGCACGTTCGTGGCCCCGTACTACCGCTGGATCTGCCGGACCTTCCTGCCGCGGTGCGCAAGCCTGACCACGGTGGGTGCGGGCCTCGCCGAGGAGTACCGCCGCGAGTTCGGCCTCGAGGTGGGCGTGGTGCCGAACGCGACCCCGTTCCTGGACACCGAGCCCACGAAGGTGCACGAGCCGATCCGGCTCGTGCACTCGGGGAACGCCCGTCGGAACCGGAACCTCGGCCTCATGATCGACGCCGTCGTGAACACGTCCGTGTCGGTCACCCTCGACCTGTATCTGATGCCCAACGACCCCGCCTACCTCGCCGAACTGCGCGAACAGGCGGCGCGGACCGAACGCGTCCGCATCCATGACCCGGTGCCCTACGAACGCCTGGTGCGGACGCTGACCGACTACGACGTCGGCGTGTTCGTCCTGCCGCCGATCACGTTCAACTACCTCTGGACGCTGCCGAACAAGCTCTTCGACTTCATCCAGGGGCGGCTCGGTGTCATCATCGGGCCGTCACCGGAGATGGCCGCCCTGGTCCGCCGGCACGGAGTCGGCGAGGTGACCTCCGACTTCACCGCCCAGGCGCTGACCGAGACCCTGGACGCGCTCGACGCGGCCCGGGTACGGCGATGGAAGCTCGCCTCGCACGCGGTGGCCCGGGACCTCTCCGCGGACGTGGGGATGACCGGCTGGAGCGGGCCGGTCAGCGCTCTGCTCGAGCGCGGCTGA
- a CDS encoding glycosyltransferase — protein sequence MSEPGIDLRVGGRPARVAVLVYNDAHADTRVLKTAATLSAAGAQVRIFAVARARSGFPVGTQRLDSGVYLERLPEFELARSAPWLASAYRWVRRRVAAVGSRAGAGSAPARPTADPRSAGTAPTAGAGSAASVTPGGPVTPGGPAEGAASGGSVRARAVSGLFDLWLRTYRTVSLAVYWAGAVRAASHWRPDLVHANDGNTLAPALAVRSRTGARIVYDAHELWRHRNVRPRPVAPYVEHLIERCGIRRAAGVITVSPNIARWLQRTYGLLTPPTLVRNIPPAATAPISTGTGRLRQLAGLTAAAKVIAYGGRLTTNRGIEETVDALTHMASDVHLVLLGYGEPNYVEPLRARVDAAGLTERVHFVGRVDSADVAATLADADLSVVYVRPSCLSYYYSLPNKLFESIHAGLPIAAADLPDTREIVLRYGVGRVFATEDGRDLAATMTEVLADPESYRAAARAAAAELTWEHEAARLLGLYRQILARVR from the coding sequence GTGAGCGAGCCCGGCATCGACCTGCGCGTGGGTGGGCGCCCGGCCCGCGTCGCCGTGCTCGTCTACAACGACGCGCACGCGGACACCCGGGTGCTCAAGACCGCGGCCACGCTGAGCGCTGCGGGTGCGCAGGTCCGGATCTTCGCCGTCGCCCGCGCCCGGTCCGGGTTCCCGGTCGGGACGCAGCGGCTCGACTCCGGCGTCTACCTGGAGCGCCTCCCCGAGTTCGAACTGGCCAGGTCCGCCCCATGGCTCGCGTCGGCGTATCGGTGGGTGCGGCGCCGGGTCGCGGCCGTCGGGTCGCGAGCGGGCGCCGGGTCGGCACCGGCACGCCCGACGGCAGACCCCAGGTCCGCAGGGACGGCGCCGACGGCGGGGGCCGGGTCGGCCGCCTCGGTCACCCCGGGCGGTCCGGTCACCCCGGGCGGTCCGGCCGAGGGTGCGGCGTCGGGTGGGAGCGTCCGGGCCCGCGCCGTCTCCGGGCTGTTCGACCTGTGGCTGCGCACGTACCGGACGGTCAGCCTGGCCGTGTACTGGGCGGGCGCGGTGCGGGCCGCCTCGCACTGGCGCCCGGACCTGGTCCACGCCAACGACGGCAACACCCTCGCGCCCGCGCTGGCCGTTCGGTCCCGCACCGGTGCGCGGATCGTCTACGACGCGCACGAGCTGTGGCGCCATCGCAACGTGCGGCCCCGCCCGGTCGCGCCCTACGTCGAGCACCTGATCGAGCGGTGCGGCATCCGCCGGGCAGCAGGGGTGATCACCGTCTCGCCGAACATCGCCAGATGGCTGCAGCGCACCTACGGCCTGCTCACCCCGCCCACCCTGGTCCGGAACATCCCACCGGCCGCGACCGCGCCGATCAGCACCGGCACCGGGCGGCTCCGGCAGCTCGCTGGCCTCACCGCAGCGGCGAAGGTGATCGCCTACGGGGGTCGGCTGACCACGAACCGTGGCATCGAGGAGACCGTGGACGCCCTGACCCACATGGCCTCCGACGTGCACCTGGTGCTGCTCGGCTACGGTGAGCCGAACTACGTCGAACCGCTGCGCGCGCGGGTCGACGCCGCCGGCCTGACCGAGCGGGTCCACTTCGTCGGCAGGGTCGATTCCGCGGACGTGGCGGCGACGCTGGCCGACGCGGACCTGTCCGTGGTGTACGTGCGCCCGAGCTGCCTCAGCTACTACTACTCGCTGCCGAACAAGCTCTTCGAGTCGATCCACGCGGGACTCCCCATCGCGGCTGCGGACCTGCCGGACACCCGAGAGATCGTGCTGCGGTACGGCGTCGGACGGGTCTTCGCGACCGAGGACGGCCGTGATCTCGCCGCCACGATGACCGAGGTGCTCGCCGACCCCGAGTCCTACCGGGCCGCCGCCCGGGCCGCCGCCGCCGAGCTGACTTGGGAGCACGAGGCCGCGCGGCTGCTCGGGTTGTACCGGCAGATCCTGGCGAGGGTGCGATGA
- a CDS encoding ABC transporter ATP-binding protein, giving the protein MSALWRMVRALLAVLPAGSGRFVVTFAVLSAALSILDVLALGLLALTMAPMLSGAPLTLPVLGTLSEPADFRNMLIVVGALIITKSVLAITLQWFATRRFARFEQDLGSQLLNAFFESPWTERLGRNSTDLVRSTDVGVATTVSGVLIPAAMLSGEIFTFAAVLIVLIVAEPLIAAVAIAYFGVIGAFLYLWVLRKAVEAGRVNRSYSTRSVRLVSEMVHSLKEITLRGKGPEVAEVVRGVRLKSSQARANMSFLGVVPRYVLEAGLIGGLAIGAGVGYLQGGVNGALGAVALFGVAGFRIVPSLTRFQSIMAQTGASMPFAQQVLDEIRKGAARRRDRPAAAAAGPIPADARALTLEGVSFTYPGGTEAVREVDLRLPFGTSLALVGASGSGKSTLVDLILGLLEPSAGRLLVGDAPMPDVLDEWRSRVGYVPQEVSLFDSTVAQNVALTWVPEQVDRERVRRALERAQMLETIEARDGGIDARIGERGLNLSGGQRQRIGIARALYNDPLVLIMDEATSALDTSTEAAVTSAIAELRGDVTMVVVAHRLATIRHSDQVCFMRDGRLVAHGTFGQVVAAEPDFAEQAALAGLTGELPE; this is encoded by the coding sequence ATGAGTGCGTTGTGGCGCATGGTGCGCGCCCTGCTCGCCGTGCTACCCGCCGGCAGCGGCCGGTTCGTGGTCACCTTCGCGGTGCTCTCGGCCGCCCTGTCGATCCTGGACGTCCTGGCCCTCGGGCTGCTCGCGCTCACCATGGCCCCGATGCTCTCCGGGGCACCGCTCACGCTGCCGGTCCTCGGGACGCTCAGCGAACCGGCGGACTTCCGGAACATGCTGATCGTGGTCGGCGCGCTGATCATCACCAAGAGCGTGCTCGCGATCACGCTGCAGTGGTTCGCGACGCGGCGGTTCGCCAGGTTCGAGCAGGACCTCGGCAGCCAACTCCTGAACGCGTTCTTCGAGTCCCCGTGGACCGAGCGGCTCGGCCGCAACTCCACCGACCTGGTGCGCTCGACCGACGTCGGGGTGGCCACCACGGTCTCCGGGGTGCTGATCCCGGCCGCGATGCTGTCCGGTGAGATCTTCACGTTCGCCGCCGTGCTGATCGTGCTGATCGTCGCCGAACCGCTGATCGCCGCCGTCGCGATCGCCTACTTCGGAGTCATCGGCGCGTTCCTGTACCTGTGGGTGCTGCGCAAGGCGGTCGAGGCCGGCCGGGTGAACCGCTCCTACTCGACGCGCTCGGTGCGCCTGGTCAGCGAGATGGTGCACTCGCTCAAGGAGATCACCCTGCGCGGCAAGGGTCCCGAGGTCGCCGAGGTCGTGCGCGGCGTGCGGCTGAAGAGCTCGCAGGCCCGCGCGAACATGTCCTTCCTCGGGGTGGTCCCGCGGTACGTGCTCGAGGCCGGGCTCATCGGTGGTCTCGCCATCGGGGCGGGCGTCGGCTACCTGCAGGGCGGCGTCAACGGGGCCCTCGGCGCCGTGGCACTGTTCGGCGTCGCCGGGTTCCGGATCGTGCCGTCGCTGACGCGGTTCCAGTCGATCATGGCCCAGACCGGGGCCTCGATGCCGTTCGCGCAGCAGGTCCTCGACGAGATCCGCAAGGGTGCCGCCAGGCGCCGGGACCGTCCCGCGGCGGCCGCCGCCGGCCCGATCCCGGCCGACGCCCGGGCGCTGACGCTCGAGGGGGTGTCCTTCACCTACCCCGGTGGCACCGAGGCGGTCCGCGAGGTGGACCTGCGGTTGCCGTTCGGCACCTCGCTCGCGCTGGTGGGGGCCTCCGGATCCGGGAAGTCCACCCTCGTGGACCTGATCCTCGGGCTGCTCGAGCCGAGTGCCGGGCGGTTGCTCGTGGGGGACGCGCCGATGCCGGACGTCCTCGACGAGTGGCGCTCGCGAGTCGGCTACGTGCCCCAGGAGGTGTCCCTGTTCGACTCCACGGTGGCGCAGAACGTGGCCCTGACCTGGGTGCCGGAGCAGGTGGACCGCGAGCGGGTGCGCCGGGCCCTGGAACGGGCGCAGATGCTCGAGACGATCGAGGCCCGCGACGGCGGCATCGACGCCCGCATCGGGGAGCGTGGGCTGAACCTGTCCGGTGGGCAGCGTCAACGCATCGGCATCGCCCGCGCGCTCTACAACGACCCGCTCGTGCTGATCATGGACGAGGCCACGAGCGCCCTGGACACCTCAACGGAGGCCGCCGTGACATCAGCGATCGCCGAGCTCCGCGGGGACGTCACCATGGTCGTCGTGGCCCACCGGCTCGCCACGATCCGGCACAGCGACCAGGTGTGCTTCATGCGGGACGGGCGCCTCGTGGCCCACGGCACGTTCGGTCAGGTGGTGGCGGCCGAGCCCGACTTCGCCGAGCAGGCGGCACTCGCGGGCCTGACCGGGGAGCTGCCGGAGTGA